Proteins encoded within one genomic window of Cyprinus carpio isolate SPL01 chromosome A15, ASM1834038v1, whole genome shotgun sequence:
- the LOC109067381 gene encoding serine/Arginine-related protein 53-like produces the protein MREEKTKEEEEVSLAEQVRRIKDIEAIESDSFVPQAFKSSRNATKVTEASEMKNEAETIKEEVTLLPSSITYNDSNTLAHPNLFMDKEEAERLWLNRLISLRQERLMGSPVS, from the exons AGGAAGTGTCTCTCGCCGAGCAGGTGAGGAGGATAAAGGATATCGAGGCCATTGAGAGCGACTCTTTTGTTCCTCAGGCTTTCAAATCATCTCGGAATGCCACCAAG GTGACTGAAGCTTCAGAGATGAAGAACGAGGCAGAGACTATAAAAGAGGAAGTCACCCTTCTGCCCAGCTCCATCACCTACAATGACAGCAACACCCTGGCTCACCCTAAC CTCTTCATGGATAAAGAGGAGGCAGAGCGCTTGTGGTTGAACAGACTGATCTCTCTGCGTCAGGAGAGGCTCATGGGGAGTCCAGTATCCTGA